Proteins found in one Roseofilum capinflatum BLCC-M114 genomic segment:
- a CDS encoding glycosyltransferase has product MDIFVFLEIFSLEGGIQSYVKDILRGYVELSAQHPEKRAEVYLLRDPAGCDNPFEGKPGLKFYYFKKEQAWLGRTHLASTLFLHLLQKRPHRVFCGHVYLAPLIQILCQPLGIPYTVLTYGKEAWEPLEAKYRNALQKAEWIWTISRYSRDQTSANNNLDRQKFELLPCAIDGDGFTPGPKNQELIQGYQLEKAKVLMTVARLWSGDIYKGVDVTIRALPKIAHAIADVKYLVIGRGDDRPRLEKLAEDLGVSDRVVFAGFVPDEALVDHYRLADAYIMPSQEGFGIVYLEAMACGVPVLSGDNDGSADPLQDGRLGWQVPYRDPEAVAKACIEILQGGDRRCDGSWLREQALEGFGKPAFSQRLAQLLHD; this is encoded by the coding sequence ATGGATATATTTGTGTTTTTGGAAATTTTTAGCCTGGAAGGAGGTATCCAATCCTATGTGAAAGATATTCTCAGGGGTTATGTTGAATTGTCCGCTCAACATCCGGAAAAAAGGGCTGAAGTTTATCTTTTGCGAGATCCTGCGGGATGTGATAATCCCTTTGAGGGTAAACCGGGTCTGAAGTTTTATTATTTCAAAAAAGAACAAGCTTGGTTAGGTCGCACCCATTTAGCGAGTACGCTGTTTCTCCATTTGCTGCAAAAACGGCCCCATCGGGTGTTTTGTGGCCATGTGTATTTAGCGCCCTTGATCCAAATCTTATGTCAGCCTTTGGGGATTCCCTATACGGTTTTGACCTATGGTAAGGAAGCTTGGGAGCCTTTAGAAGCTAAGTATCGCAATGCACTGCAAAAAGCGGAATGGATTTGGACGATTAGCCGCTATAGTCGGGATCAGACGAGTGCGAATAATAACCTCGATCGCCAGAAATTTGAATTGCTTCCCTGTGCGATCGATGGAGATGGGTTTACCCCAGGGCCAAAAAATCAGGAGTTGATACAAGGTTACCAGTTGGAGAAAGCTAAGGTGCTGATGACGGTTGCTCGGTTGTGGAGTGGGGATATTTATAAGGGGGTGGATGTGACGATCCGAGCGCTGCCGAAAATTGCCCATGCGATCGCAGATGTGAAGTATTTGGTGATTGGACGGGGAGACGATCGCCCCCGGTTGGAGAAATTAGCAGAAGATCTAGGAGTGAGCGATCGCGTCGTATTTGCCGGGTTTGTCCCCGATGAGGCCTTGGTCGATCATTACCGTCTCGCAGACGCTTATATTATGCCCTCCCAAGAAGGATTTGGCATTGTATATCTTGAAGCGATGGCTTGTGGTGTTCCCGTGTTATCTGGGGATAATGATGGTTCCGCCGATCCCTTACAGGATGGTCGTTTGGGCTGGCAAGTGCCCTACCGAGACCCGGAAGCGGTAGCAAAAGCCTGTATCGAAATTCTGCAAGGAGGCGATCGCCGTTGTGACGGTTCTTGGTTACGGGAACAAGCTCTAGAAGGGTTTGGAAAACCGGCCTTTAGCCAACGGTTAGCTCAACTTCTCCATGACTGA
- a CDS encoding DUF1622 domain-containing protein translates to MEWIHHVEEAFSGCIQILQLAFEMMAVFCILLGLVQTLRLAVKLMHQIRLTTYGDAETPFVLLRIKLGSWLALALEFQLGADILATTVAPSWESLGKLGAIAIIRTFLNYFLNQELVEQVQLREKLKETTSGDRGKE, encoded by the coding sequence ATGGAATGGATACATCATGTTGAAGAAGCCTTTAGTGGCTGTATTCAAATTCTTCAACTGGCCTTTGAGATGATGGCAGTCTTTTGTATTCTCCTTGGTTTAGTGCAAACCCTTCGATTAGCCGTGAAGCTAATGCATCAAATTAGGCTGACGACTTATGGAGATGCAGAAACTCCGTTTGTGCTGCTGCGGATTAAATTGGGGTCTTGGCTGGCTTTGGCGCTGGAGTTTCAGCTAGGAGCGGATATTTTAGCCACAACGGTTGCACCGAGTTGGGAAAGTCTGGGAAAATTAGGGGCGATCGCCATCATCCGCACGTTCCTCAATTATTTCTTGAATCAGGAATTAGTGGAACAAGTACAATTACGAGAGAAACTCAAGGAGACAACCTCTGGCGATCGGGGGAAGGAATAA
- a CDS encoding chromophore lyase CpcT/CpeT: MSLSQLADYLSGTWENRKQALDQPAWYVHLRLWHQPLPFLIDGCFALFAEQAPKVNLNQPYRQRVMILRSTPLPQEWQVEYRQLKDPGRFRGAGSHPTQLESLSPSDLIPLPGCLLIVKQQKQTFMAQPPTDAICTFEYQGKTRQVVLGFEVTSEEFKSYDRGVDRETGQSLWGAILGPYVFQKV, translated from the coding sequence ATGTCTTTAAGTCAACTGGCAGATTACTTATCTGGGACATGGGAAAATCGGAAACAAGCATTAGATCAACCGGCATGGTATGTCCATTTACGCCTCTGGCATCAACCGTTACCCTTTTTAATTGACGGGTGTTTTGCCCTATTTGCCGAACAAGCACCCAAAGTTAACCTAAATCAACCCTATCGTCAACGGGTGATGATTTTACGGTCTACACCATTGCCTCAAGAATGGCAAGTGGAATATCGACAGTTAAAAGATCCGGGACGGTTTCGGGGAGCAGGAAGTCATCCCACCCAGCTTGAGTCCTTATCCCCATCAGATTTAATTCCTTTACCCGGTTGTCTACTGATTGTCAAGCAACAAAAACAAACCTTTATGGCCCAACCTCCCACGGATGCAATCTGTACATTTGAATATCAGGGCAAAACGCGACAAGTGGTACTCGGCTTTGAAGTGACTTCAGAGGAATTTAAAAGCTACGATCGCGGAGTAGATCGAGAAACGGGTCAATCTCTCTGGGGTGCTATTTTAGGGCCCTATGTTTTCCAGAAGGTATAA
- a CDS encoding bile acid:sodium symporter family protein, which translates to MSIDLDIQAILSSYARLTLFILMLSIGLSQGHKNLSLLWRKPNLLIRCLLASFLFVPLAAMVIELIIPMSFSVRVGLATMAICPGAPMIYRKLLKGRALPDLAGSFQVTTALLAVLVVPLWMSVISALYPANATVDVATVFKQVAEAQFMPIAVGLAFHEWLPGLAEDLEQPVFKIGSFLLLGMLVVILAVALPKVLTAGVLPVLGAVLFAASCLLIGHFLGGPEPESRLTIAVANSTRNAGLALAIATANFTDPGILGAIATYALFSSLAGGIYSNLYQKKLAQQEQK; encoded by the coding sequence ATGTCTATTGACCTCGATATCCAAGCCATTTTGAGCAGTTATGCTCGTCTCACCCTATTTATTCTGATGTTATCGATTGGGCTTTCCCAAGGCCATAAGAACCTCTCCCTACTCTGGCGAAAACCCAATTTACTGATCCGGTGTTTGTTAGCCTCGTTTCTTTTCGTTCCCTTAGCCGCGATGGTCATTGAGCTAATTATTCCCATGAGTTTTTCCGTGCGAGTGGGTTTAGCCACCATGGCCATTTGTCCTGGCGCACCAATGATTTACCGCAAGTTGCTCAAGGGTCGCGCTCTGCCGGATCTGGCGGGTAGCTTTCAGGTCACTACAGCTCTATTAGCTGTTTTAGTGGTTCCCCTCTGGATGAGTGTGATTTCAGCTCTTTACCCAGCTAATGCAACGGTTGATGTGGCAACGGTGTTTAAGCAGGTGGCGGAAGCTCAATTTATGCCCATTGCCGTGGGTTTAGCCTTTCACGAGTGGCTGCCCGGTCTAGCGGAGGATTTAGAGCAACCCGTTTTTAAAATCGGTAGCTTTTTACTCCTAGGGATGTTAGTTGTCATTCTGGCAGTTGCTTTGCCGAAAGTGCTGACCGCAGGGGTTCTGCCGGTTCTGGGTGCGGTGTTGTTTGCTGCTTCATGTTTGCTGATTGGTCATTTCTTGGGCGGGCCGGAACCCGAAAGTCGTCTGACCATTGCGGTGGCGAATAGCACTCGTAATGCGGGACTTGCCCTGGCTATTGCGACAGCTAACTTTACCGATCCGGGGATCTTAGGGGCGATCGCCACCTATGCATTATTCTCTTCCTTAGCTGGCGGGATTTACTCGAATCTCTATCAGAAGAAACTAGCCCAACAAGAACAAAAATAA